DNA from Fundidesulfovibrio terrae:
GCCTTCCATGTCCACGATTTCTTTGATCTGGCGCAGGAACCACGGGTCGATCTTGCAGGCGTCGAAGATTTCTTCCAGGGACATGCCGCACAGGATGGCCGAGCGCACGTCGAAGAGCCTGCGGGAGTTGGGCTTTCTGAGCGAGGCCAGGATGGCTTCCTTGTCCCAGGAGCACTTGTCGTACTCCTTGGAGAGGCCGGGCATGCCGATCTCGAGCGAGCGCAGGCCCTTCTGCAGGGCTTCCTTGAAGGTACGCCCGATGCTCATGGCCTCGCCCACGCTCTTCATGGCCGTGGTGAGGTAGTCCTCGGCGCCGGGGAACTTCTCGAAGGTGAAGCGCGGGATCTTGACCACCGTGTAGTCGATGGTGGGCTCGAAGGAGGCCATGGTCTCGCGGGTGATGTCGTTGGGAATCTCGTCCAGGGTGTAGCCCACGGCCAGCTTGGCCGCGATTTTCGCGATGGGAAAGCCCGTGGCCTTGGAGGCCAGGGCCGAGGAGCGCGACACCCGGGGGTTCATTTCGATAATGATAAGCTCGCCGTCCTCGGGGTTCACCGCGAACTGCACGTTGGACCCGCCGGTCTCCACGCCGATCTCGCGCATGATGGCCAGGGCGGCGTCGCGCATGATCTGGTATTCGTCGTCGGTGAGGGTCTGGGCCGGGGCGACGGTTATGGAGTCGCCGGTGTGCACGCCCATGGGGTCGATGTTCTCGATGGAGCAGATGATGACGCAGTTGTCGTTCTTATCGCGCATCACCTCCAGCTCGAACTCCTTCCAGCCCAGCACCGAACGCTCGAGCATCACTTCAGACTTCATGGAGAGGGCCAGGCCGCGCGCGGCGATCTTCTCCAGGTCTTCCATGTTGTAGGCCACGCCGCCGCCGGAGCCGCCCATGGTGAAGGCCGGACGGATGATGATGGGGAAGGGAATCTTCTTGCCCCAGTGGCGCACGTCCTCGATGGTGCGGCAGATGCCGGACTCGGGCACGTTGAGCCCGATCTTCTTCATGGCCGCCTTGAATTCCTCGCGGCTCTCGGCCTTCTTGATCACGGCCAGGTTCGCGCCGATGAGCTCCACGCCGAACTTGTCCAGCACGCCGGATTCGGCCAGGGCCACGGCCGTGTTCAGGCCGGTCTGGCCGCCCAGTGTGGGCAGCAGGGCGTCCGGGCGCTCGCGCTCGATGATCTTGGCCACGATGTCCGGGTCGATGGGCTCGACATAGGTGCGGTCGGCCAGCCCCGGATCGGTCATGATGGTCGCAGGGTTGGAATTGACGAGCACCACTTCGTAGCCCTCTTCCTTGAGGGCCTTGGCGGCCTGGGAACCGGAATAGTCGAACTCGCAGGCCTGACCGATGACGATGGGGCCGGAGCCGATAATGAGAATCTTCTTGAGGTCCGTGCGTTTGGGCATGACTGGGCGGGGTTAGGGTTGCGGAACGTCTCTTAATGCCGGAAAGATGCGCGAAATGTCAAAACGGGACTTTGCCCCGGGCGAGGGTTTACGCAACTTATCCCCCGCCTGCAAGACACTTTCGCCCCCCGGAACGATTGACTTCCCGGCCAGCTCGCTTAAAGGAGTGCCAGCCGGACAAACCCGGAGGAAAAAGCCCGTGAAGCCCCAGTACATCCTGGCCGGAAGCATTGCAGCAGGCGTGACCCTGCTGGACCAGATCACCAAACTCCAGGTGCAGAAGCACCTGGTGCTCTACACATCCCGGGAGATCATCCCCGGCTTCTTCAACCTGGTCCACACCCTGAACAAGGGGGCGGCGTTCGGGTTCCTGAACCGGCCCGACACCTCCTGGCAGACCTACTTCTTCATCGCGGCCACGGCCCTGGCCGTGGTGATCGTCTTGAACCTGCTCTCCAAGGCCGAGCCCGGGGCCAAGCTTTTCATCATCGCTCTGGGCCTCATCCTCGGTGGGGCTCTCGGCAACCTGATCGACCGGATGCGCACCGGGCAGGTGGTGGACTTCCTGGAGTTCTACCTGGGCTCCTTCGTGTGGCCGGCCTTCAACGTGGCCGACATCGCCATCACGCTGGGGTCCCTGGCCATGATTTTATCCTTCTACGGACGCAAACGGCCGAAATAAGCGAAACCTTCGGCGGCCTTGCCAAACGGCCCGCGCGGAGATAGCAAGGACGGACTATGTCTCTCATGACCACCATCGGGGGCTATCCCCTCTGGTTTTTCCTGGTGCTGGCCCTGCCGGTTTTTTTCAACTTCTGGGCCATCGCCCACGCGTTTTATCGCAACTTTCCCACGGTCCAAGAAAAGATGGTCTGGCTGTGCCTGGCGGTCTTCGTGCCGGTGCTGGGCGGGCTCATCTACCTGATCGTGGGCCGTAAAAGAGGTAGTAAACCGTAATGAAGACTCGTCTCGCCATATTCGCAGCACTGTTTCTTCTCTCCGGCTGCGCCGGTTCCGAAACGTCCAGCGCGCCGGTGAAGGGCAAGCCCATCGATCCCCAGGCCCAGGCCCAGGCCAACCTCGCCGCCGAGGTGGACGGGCTCAAGTCCCGGGTGCAGGCCCTCGCCGTCGAGGTTGAAGACCTGAACACGCAGGTGCGCAGCCTGACCGAGGGCGGCGACGCCTCGGGCGGAGCCACCCTGCCGGAGCTTAACAAGCGCCTCCAGAAGCTCGAAGGCAACCTGCGCCAGATGGGCTCGCAACTGGGCGTCGAAGTGGACGGCCAGCAGCCCGCGGGCGGACAGCAGCCCGGCCCCGGCTCGGGCATCGACCCCCAGGCCCAGCAGGCCTCGCTGCCCCCGGGTTCGCCAGTCGGCTCCGGCCCGCAGGCTCCGGCCGCGCCTGCTCCCCAGGCCCCCGGCCGCACCGACGTGCCCGCCGCCAACAACGCCGACCCGGCCGAAGCCATCTACACCAAGGGCATGCAGGCATTCCAGGCCAAGGACTACGACAAGGCCGCCTCCATGTGGCGCGACGTGGCCAAGAACTATCCCAAGCACAACCTGGCCTCCAACGCCTACTTCTGGATGGGCGAAGCCTACTTCCAGAAGGGCGACATGGCCCAGGCCGTGCTCAACTACAACGAGGTCGTGGAAAAGTTCCCCAAGAGCACCAAGGCTCCCTCATCCATGCTCAAGATGGGCATGGCCTTCCAGAAGCTGAACAAGAAGGACGCCGCCCGGCTCATGTTCCAGGACCTGATCAAGAAATTCCCCGATTCCGCCGAGGCGCGCCGCGCCAAGGCCCTTCTGTAAGGATTCGACGCCATGAGCGAGATACGCAAGATCGTCCACCTGAGCTTCTCCCCGGAGACATCCGGCAAGCCGGTGGTGTGCAACATCATCAAGCTGTTCGACCTGTGCTTCAACATCCTCAAGGCCCAGATCAATCCCCGCGAGGTGGGCGAGATGATCCTTGAGATCCACGGCCTGGAGCCCGCCGTGCGCGACGGCCTGGAGTACCTCAAGGAGCACGGGGTCAAGGTCACGCCCGTGGCCCAGAAGGTCCGCAAGGACGAAGAGCTGTGCATGCACTGCGGCGTGTGCACCGCCCTGTGCCGCCCCCGCGCCCTGGAGATCGACCGCAAGACCTGGAAGGTCTGTTTCGACTCCGAGAAGTGCGTGGCCTGCGGGCTGTGCGTGAAGGTCTGCCCGGTCAAGGCCATGGAAACGCAGTTGGAGAACGGGGCCCTCTAACCCCCGCCTCAGGAGGCTCGCTTATGGGAGAGGAGCAACGCACCTTCCTGCGCATCCCCACCAAGCTGCATGGCCGGATGCGCTTCGTGGCGTCGGAGAGCGAACTCCAGCTCTTCCGCGAAGCCCCCATCACCAGCTCCACGGTCACCGTCATGGAGCTCAAAAACGCGGGCATCAACGAAGCCTTGGTCCACGCCCTGCAGGACATAGACCGCAAGCTGGACATGCTCATCGGCATCCACACCCAGGACAGCATCCAGGACGACTTCCCCTACCCCATGGAAGTGGTGGAGATCTCCGGAGCCGGGGTGAAGGTCTCCAGCGCATCGCCCCTGGCCGTTGACCAGCTGGTGGAGATGGTCTTCACCCTGACCCAGCTGCCCGTGCGCATGGCCGGAGCCATCGGCCGGGTGATCCGCGAAGAGGTCCAGGACGGACGCCAGATCTGGGCCATCGATTTCACGAAGATTCGCGACCGCGATCTGGAAACCATCGTGCAGTTCGTTTTCCAAACGCAGCGGGACGAGCTTCGCGTCAAGAAGTGGGAGTAGCGCGCATGACCGGACCCGACACCATG
Protein-coding regions in this window:
- a CDS encoding PilZ domain-containing protein is translated as MGEEQRTFLRIPTKLHGRMRFVASESELQLFREAPITSSTVTVMELKNAGINEALVHALQDIDRKLDMLIGIHTQDSIQDDFPYPMEVVEISGAGVKVSSASPLAVDQLVEMVFTLTQLPVRMAGAIGRVIREEVQDGRQIWAIDFTKIRDRDLETIVQFVFQTQRDELRVKKWE
- a CDS encoding PLDc N-terminal domain-containing protein; translated protein: MSLMTTIGGYPLWFFLVLALPVFFNFWAIAHAFYRNFPTVQEKMVWLCLAVFVPVLGGLIYLIVGRKRGSKP
- a CDS encoding NIL domain-containing protein, yielding MSEIRKIVHLSFSPETSGKPVVCNIIKLFDLCFNILKAQINPREVGEMILEIHGLEPAVRDGLEYLKEHGVKVTPVAQKVRKDEELCMHCGVCTALCRPRALEIDRKTWKVCFDSEKCVACGLCVKVCPVKAMETQLENGAL
- the lspA gene encoding signal peptidase II produces the protein MKPQYILAGSIAAGVTLLDQITKLQVQKHLVLYTSREIIPGFFNLVHTLNKGAAFGFLNRPDTSWQTYFFIAATALAVVIVLNLLSKAEPGAKLFIIALGLILGGALGNLIDRMRTGQVVDFLEFYLGSFVWPAFNVADIAITLGSLAMILSFYGRKRPK
- the ybgF gene encoding tol-pal system protein YbgF, with product MKTRLAIFAALFLLSGCAGSETSSAPVKGKPIDPQAQAQANLAAEVDGLKSRVQALAVEVEDLNTQVRSLTEGGDASGGATLPELNKRLQKLEGNLRQMGSQLGVEVDGQQPAGGQQPGPGSGIDPQAQQASLPPGSPVGSGPQAPAAPAPQAPGRTDVPAANNADPAEAIYTKGMQAFQAKDYDKAASMWRDVAKNYPKHNLASNAYFWMGEAYFQKGDMAQAVLNYNEVVEKFPKSTKAPSSMLKMGMAFQKLNKKDAARLMFQDLIKKFPDSAEARRAKALL